The following proteins are co-located in the Palaemon carinicauda isolate YSFRI2023 chromosome 3, ASM3689809v2, whole genome shotgun sequence genome:
- the LOC137638887 gene encoding protein PBMUCL2-like, whose protein sequence is MKEADLQPSTGVPAILEYQGMRKQMRQDHLRVEQGKGPCQQKLLASIPPQQQKQQAQDSCPTKNPLSASAKLTENPLSASVKLTENPLSASAKLTENPLSASTKLTENPLSASAKLTENPLSASAKLTENPLSASVKLTENPLSASTKLTENPLSASAKLTENPLSASAKLTEIALIIFLAFCTL, encoded by the exons atgaaagaagcAGACCTTCAACCCTCAACTGGAGTCCCAGCCATattggaataccagggaatgagaaagcagatgagacAGG ATCACCTACGGGTCGAACAAGGGAAAGGTCCGTGCCAACAGAAATTATTGGCTTCAATACcaccacaacaacaaaaacaacaagccCAAGATTCATGTCCAAcaa AAAACCCTCTTTCAGCTTCTGCAAAACTCACAGAAAACCCTCTTTCAGCTTCTGTAAAACTCACAGAAAACCCTCTTTCAGCTTCTGCAAAACTCACAGAAAACCCTCTTTCAGCTTCTACAAAACTCACAGAAAACCCTCTTTCAGCTTCTGCAAAACTCACAGAAAACCCTCTTTCAGCTTCTGCAAAACTCACAGAAAACCCTCTTTCAGCTTCTGTAAAACTCACAGAAAACCCTCTTTCAGCTTCTACAAAACTCACAGAAAACCCTCTTTCAGCTTCTGCAAAACTCACAGAAAACCCTCTTTCAGCTTCTGCAAAACTCACAGAaatagcattgataatatttttagcTTTCTGTACACTTTGA
- the LOC137638886 gene encoding octapeptide-repeat protein T2-like: MQSYQATDNKRVACLDPECQEASSLDAKQRKAVSRETLYDERLDVSPFKCPKTVPNKESWNNLDPELQATKCDARRQAASHDCECQVTRRDVKRPTARSVERPTERDLKRPTERDLERPAKHDVERPTKRGAERPNKSDVERPTGSDFEHPARRDVERPPERGFERPTIRSIERPTGHVLDRPAKCDVEHPARHDVECPTIQDVERPPVCDVERRVARQDVERQGVCGVERQAGRDVER, from the coding sequence ATGCAAAGCTACCAAGCTACAGACAATAAAAGGGTAGCGTGCCTAGATCCTGAATGTCAGGAAGCTTCCTCTCTGGACGCCAAGCAGCGCAAGGCGGTGAGTCGTGAGACCCTTTATGACGAACGTTTGGACGTCTCCCCCTTTAAATGTCCTAAAACTGTTCCTAATAAGGAAAGTTGGAATAATCTTGACCCTGAACTTCAGGCAACCAAATGTGACGCCAGGCGTCAAGCAGCCAGTCATGACTGTGAGTGTCAAGTGACCAGACGTGACGTCAAGCGACCAACAGCACGAAGCGTCGAGCGTCCTACAGAACGTGACCTAAAACGTCCTACAGAACGTGATCTTGAACGTCCAGCAAAACATGACGTTGAGCGTCCTACAAAGCGAGGCGCCGAACGTCCTAATAAAAGTGATGTTGAACGTCCTACAGGAAGTGATTTCGAACATCCAGCAAGACGCGATGTCGAGCGTCCTCCAGAGCGAGGCTTCGAGCGTCCTACTATACGTAGCATTGAACGTCCTACAGGACATGTTCTAGATCGTCCAGCAAAGTGTGACGTTGAGCATCCAGCTAGACATGACGTCGAGTGTCCTACAATacaggacgtcgaacgtcctccagTATGCGACGTCGAGCGGCGAGTAGCCAGGCAGGACGTTGAGCGTCAAGGGGTATGcggcgtcgagcgtcaagcaggacgcgaTGTCGAGCGTTAA